From Mesomycoplasma dispar, a single genomic window includes:
- a CDS encoding FtsZ/tubulin family protein, producing the protein MESCSKIMLMGLGDFGSKIVNLINLDQTSFPKFFINSRDEYVNFDFDYKNSLIIDQSNFKYNWQKASKAMLEKSLEIKSILANVRVLFLVVGLGGTTGSGSALAIANVAREMGIIVIVLATNPLENESKFRQQTSFDVVEALKKVVDSLIIISSEQISQNYSGFFLENVFKLITTNIQTKIGIIVKALCQKNALIHINNSIIESILANNNFVFVASAIASGDNRAILATENALKSHFVEFDLYSSEEMLITISSNNSILQSEISDVLNAIRKNFNSDLKFSYGVYQNPELENQIEIGIIASQKKHSYESKKAAKLNIAFDNKASIF; encoded by the coding sequence ATGGAAAGTTGTAGTAAAATTATGCTAATGGGATTAGGTGATTTTGGATCAAAAATTGTTAATTTAATCAATTTAGATCAAACTAGTTTTCCAAAATTTTTTATTAATTCACGTGATGAATATGTAAATTTCGATTTTGACTATAAAAATTCACTAATTATCGACCAATCAAACTTTAAGTACAACTGACAAAAAGCAAGTAAGGCAATGTTAGAAAAAAGTTTAGAAATTAAATCAATTCTTGCTAATGTTAGAGTTCTTTTTTTGGTTGTTGGTCTTGGTGGAACAACAGGTTCTGGTTCAGCGCTAGCAATAGCAAATGTTGCCAGAGAAATGGGAATAATCGTAATTGTTTTAGCAACAAATCCTTTGGAAAACGAGTCAAAATTTCGCCAACAAACGAGTTTTGATGTTGTCGAAGCGCTTAAAAAAGTAGTCGATTCGTTAATTATAATATCTTCGGAGCAAATAAGTCAAAATTATTCTGGCTTTTTTCTCGAAAATGTTTTTAAATTAATCACGACAAACATTCAAACAAAAATCGGAATCATAGTTAAGGCACTCTGCCAAAAAAATGCATTAATTCACATTAACAATTCAATTATCGAGTCAATTTTGGCAAATAATAACTTTGTTTTCGTTGCATCGGCGATTGCTTCTGGCGATAATCGAGCAATTTTGGCAACTGAAAATGCCCTAAAAAGTCATTTTGTCGAATTTGATCTTTATTCCTCCGAGGAAATGTTAATCACAATAAGTTCTAATAATTCAATTTTACAATCCGAAATTAGCGATGTTCTTAACGCGATTAGAAAAAATTTCAATTCAGATTTAAAATTTTCATACGGTGTATATCAAAATCCTGAATTAGAAAATCAAATTGAAATCGGGATTATTGCAAGTCAGAAAAAACATAGTTACGAAAGTAAAAAAGCAGCAAAATTAAATATTGCTTTCGATAACAAAGCGAGTATCTTCTAG
- the rsmH gene encoding 16S rRNA (cytosine(1402)-N(4))-methyltransferase RsmH translates to MHIPVLLEELISALQINPKGFYVDLTLGRGGHSLAILEKLTTGKLVVFDKDQQALDETKSKLLAISQNVEFIWSDFSKFDTFLEKLGIEFVDGFIIDLGVSSPQIDNPERGFSYSKDGNLDMRMDKSQKLSAFTVLNEYPVEKLVEIFFKYGQIKYARQIAKAIIDSRPLKTTFELVNLVKKVIPALVLVKKNYVKNVFQAVRIEVNNELESLQKLLEKLPKFLKQGSKVAIITFHSLEDKIVKDAFLNLVNKDKLEFFQKGLPKFSLKVFRPKTDELLANPRAKSAKLRVLIKN, encoded by the coding sequence ATGCATATTCCAGTTTTGTTAGAAGAACTAATTTCAGCGCTTCAAATTAACCCAAAAGGATTTTATGTTGATCTTACTTTAGGACGTGGTGGTCATTCTTTGGCAATTCTAGAGAAATTGACAACTGGAAAATTGGTCGTTTTTGATAAAGACCAGCAAGCCTTAGATGAAACTAAGTCAAAATTATTAGCAATTAGTCAAAACGTTGAATTTATTTGGTCTGATTTTTCTAAATTCGATACCTTCCTAGAAAAGTTAGGGATTGAGTTTGTTGACGGATTTATAATTGATTTAGGAGTTTCTTCCCCACAAATCGATAATCCAGAACGCGGATTTTCATATTCTAAAGATGGCAATTTAGATATGCGAATGGATAAAAGTCAAAAACTTAGCGCTTTTACCGTTTTAAATGAATATCCTGTAGAAAAATTAGTTGAAATTTTTTTCAAATATGGTCAAATAAAATATGCGCGACAAATTGCAAAAGCAATCATTGACTCTCGACCTTTGAAAACTACTTTTGAACTTGTAAATCTTGTCAAAAAAGTAATTCCTGCTCTGGTGTTAGTTAAAAAAAATTATGTAAAAAATGTTTTTCAGGCTGTACGGATCGAGGTTAATAATGAACTTGAGTCTTTGCAAAAGTTGTTAGAAAAGTTACCAAAATTTTTAAAGCAAGGATCAAAAGTTGCAATTATTACTTTTCATTCGTTAGAGGATAAGATAGTCAAAGATGCATTTTTGAATTTAGTTAATAAGGACAAATTGGAATTTTTTCAAAAAGGTTTACCAAAATTTTCGTTGAAGGTTTTTCGACCAAAAACTGATGAATTACTAGCAAATCCGCGAGCTAAGTCAGCAAAATTACGTGTTCTAATTAAAAATTAA
- a CDS encoding nicotinate phosphoribosyltransferase gives MTKSDKNKYISDYFLDSQKILAKFNPKNIVILQFFQRREFAILAGMDEVLDLLIQNSDYKNYKIRYLKDGARLGKREIVLELEGPLHLFGHFEGMIDGILARSTSIATNAYLCKKAARNKDIIFMADRSDHYLMHKIDGKAARLGGVNLFSNLAQAGSKKSENFGSMPHSLIQNFQGDLIKAANAYRQIFPEKELVALVDFNNDVINDSLAVLAKFGKKLAGVRIDTAHNIADKMFSDPQPDDFGINAKLVKKLREELDKNDGKHVKIIVSSGLTPPKIRKLEQQNSPIDAYGVGEYMLQIRHHFSADATVLNNERIAKFGRFYRKNPKLIPFEYEQG, from the coding sequence ATGACTAAATCAGATAAAAACAAATATATTTCCGACTATTTTTTAGATAGTCAAAAAATTCTTGCAAAATTTAACCCCAAAAATATCGTTATTCTACAATTTTTTCAACGCCGCGAGTTTGCAATTCTTGCGGGGATGGACGAAGTTTTAGATTTATTAATTCAAAATTCTGACTATAAAAATTACAAAATTCGCTACCTAAAAGACGGGGCTCGTCTTGGAAAACGCGAAATTGTTCTTGAATTAGAAGGGCCTTTACATCTTTTTGGGCATTTTGAAGGAATGATTGACGGAATTCTTGCCCGTTCAACTTCGATTGCAACAAATGCTTATTTATGTAAAAAAGCCGCTAGAAATAAGGACATTATTTTTATGGCTGACCGTTCTGATCACTATCTAATGCATAAAATCGACGGCAAAGCGGCGCGACTAGGTGGAGTGAATCTTTTTAGTAATTTAGCTCAAGCTGGTAGTAAAAAATCGGAAAATTTTGGATCAATGCCGCATTCACTGATCCAAAATTTTCAAGGTGATTTAATTAAAGCTGCAAATGCATACCGTCAAATTTTCCCTGAAAAAGAATTAGTTGCACTTGTTGATTTTAACAACGATGTCATTAACGATTCGCTTGCTGTTCTTGCTAAGTTTGGGAAAAAATTAGCAGGAGTTAGAATTGATACCGCACACAATATTGCTGATAAAATGTTTTCAGATCCACAACCTGATGATTTTGGAATTAATGCAAAATTAGTTAAAAAATTACGTGAAGAACTTGATAAAAACGACGGTAAACACGTAAAAATTATTGTTTCTTCTGGTCTTACGCCACCTAAAATAAGAAAGTTAGAACAACAAAATTCGCCAATTGATGCCTACGGTGTCGGTGAGTATATGTTACAAATCCGCCATCATTTTAGTGCTGATGCAACAGTTCTAAACAATGAAAGAATCGCTAAATTCGGACGTTTTTACCGAAAAAACCCAAAATTAATTCCTTTTGAATATGAACAAGGATAA
- the mraZ gene encoding division/cell wall cluster transcriptional repressor MraZ: protein MFGTVFRILDEKNRIVLPPAFRNELEGDFYISASLEKILEIRSQTEFDLLAQKIGKANSLDPKLRDFARYFFGNTVKVSVDKQGRFLIPKNLLDLAAIEKKLYLIGVNNKIEIWPEQRYEQFYAKFSDSEVTADLEKELLKSGVEL, encoded by the coding sequence ATGTTTGGAACTGTTTTTAGAATACTAGATGAAAAGAATAGAATTGTGCTGCCCCCTGCTTTTCGGAATGAACTTGAGGGCGACTTCTATATTTCAGCTAGTTTGGAAAAAATCCTCGAAATTAGAAGCCAAACAGAATTTGACCTTCTCGCCCAAAAAATTGGCAAAGCAAACTCGCTCGATCCTAAACTTCGTGATTTTGCAAGATATTTTTTTGGGAACACGGTCAAAGTTTCGGTTGACAAACAAGGACGATTTTTAATCCCAAAAAATCTACTTGATCTCGCCGCTATCGAAAAAAAACTATATTTAATAGGGGTTAACAACAAAATTGAAATTTGACCTGAACAAAGATATGAACAATTTTATGCAAAGTTTTCTGATAGCGAAGTCACCGCTGATCTTGAAAAGGAGTTGCTAAAATCGGGAGTAGAATTATAA